The DNA window AATGACGGATCGTCAGGGATCAACCCCATCGCATAGCCAACGACGCGGGCTGAGCTCCGTAAGCCCAGAGCCTGGCCAATTGCGCCGTAGCTTGTCACCTTCCCTTTCGGAATTCGAGCAACGACCTCGTATACTCGCGCATAGAAATCCGCCTGCTTCGGCGATTTTTGTTTGGCCAGATCAAAATAATCCGGCAGTGTTCGTTGTTTAGTCCTTCTCATTTCGATACAAATCTACGTGAAGGCTCCGTTTCGAGTTGCGGTAATCGGTGGTGGTGTGAGCGGCCTTGCAGCCGCAACGGAGTTAGCGCTTGCCCCGAGCGACCGGAAGATCGAGGTCACGCTTTTCGAGGAGCGTGCGATCTTCGGCGGACGTACGCGTTCACTGACTGAGCGCACGACCGGCGACATCATCGACAACGGCCAGCATCTAATGATGGGTTGCTACACCTCCACGATGCGGTACCTTCGGAACATTGGAACGCTGTTAAAGGTAGACAGGATATCTCCGCTCGACATTCCGTATTTCAAAGCAGGTCATGGGAACGTTGGTTCACTGACGGTCTCGACGACAATACCCTCACCAACGAACCTACTCGTTGGTCTGCTCCGAAGTGAATTACTTGCATCGTTCGAGAAATCAGCCGCGATACGATTTGGTCTGGGCATCATGCTCTTTCGCTTCGACAAGGCGTTTGCGCACCGAACATGCCGACAACTCTTCGCCGCCGCCAAACAGCCGGACTCTGTCATCGCGAAACTGTGGGAGCCTGTCGTACTGGCGACAATGAATGCGTCGATCGACGAAGCAAGTGCCCAAGTGTTTTTGAATACGATCCGAACAGTCTTTTTGATGGACCGCCGCTTCCCTGCTCTCGTTGTACCCCGGTGTGGACTTTCGGAGCTTCTTGTCGATCCGGGAGTCGAGTTACTTCGTTCGCAGGGACACCACCTCCGTCTTGGCACGGGTATCCTCGAAGCCGACGAACGTTCTGGCGTTGTCTATGTCAAAACGGTTGGAAGAGACGACTACGAGGTATTCGACGCGGTCATCGTAGCGGCGTCACCGTTTCCCGAGTGGGTGCCGGTCGCAGGCAAGCGCCCGACGTTACGATTTTCACCGATCGTCAACGCGTTTCTCTGGACCGATACACCTATACTCGATCACCCGATCAATGGTTTTGTAGAGACAACGCTCCAGTGGGCATTTCCAAAGAAATCGAACCGGACCCGGCAGCTCATTGCATGCACCGTAAGTGCGGCGAAGACGCTTGTTGACGAACCGTCGGAACGCATTGTGGCAACGTTGACCGGCGACCTTCGTTCCGCTCTGCCGCATACATTGTTCGGGTCGATCGAACACTCCGTGGTGATCAAAGAAAAGCGCGCTACGTATCTGCTCGATCCCGATACCGAGGCAAACCGACCACCGATGCGCTCGACAAGTGCGCACATCTACATCGCCTCGGATCTCGCCCATAATGGCCTTCCGATGACGATAGAAGGTGCAGTCCGAAACGGCCAACGGGCGGCAATCAAACTGGTGCATGATCATTTGTTCATCCGCATCCCGGAAACACATCCATAACTCGTGCGTATTTTTGACTTCCCCCGAACGCAGCCATTTATATTGACCACCACATTTTGTACGAATCAATGAGTACTTCTCAGAGCGATCAGGCGATGCAGGCATTCCGGCAGAAGCAGAAGAAACAAGTCGTGCGTCGGTGGGTCTCGATCGTGATTCTCCTGCTTGTTGCCGGCGCTGCCGTCTGGTATTTCGTCTTCAATAAGAAAGATGCTGCGGCCATCACCGTCTATCGTTTTGCTGCAGTCGAGCATGGCGATATCATCAAAGCGATCACTGCCACCGGGACGATCCAGGCGACGAAGACAGTACAGGTTGGCACCCAGGTGTCCGGCGTGGTCCGAGAGCTCCATGCGGATTTCAATTCGAAGGTCAAAAAGGGCGAGTTAATCGCAGTGATCGATCCGACATTCTACGAGGCGGCGATCAAACAATCCGAGGCTAACTACCAGAAGGCGCTTGCCGACCTCAACAAGACAAAGCTCGATGCTGAACGAGCAGAGGCGCTCTTCAAAAAAGATCTGTTGTCGAAGGCCGACTACGACGCTGCCATCGCGGCAAGAGCTACCTCCAGCGCAACGGCTCAGCAAGCAGAGGCGGCGCTCGAACAAGCAAAGGTGAATCTTGGATACACCCAGATCCACGCACCGATCTCCGGGACGATCGTTTCTCGCAATGTCGATGTCGGCCAGACAGTTGCGGCATCGTTGAATGCGCCGGTGCTCTTCGTAATCGCAGAGGATCTCGAAAAGATGCAGGTCTGGGCAAGCGTTGACGAAGCCGATATCGGCGGTGTCAAAGCGGGTCAGCCGGTGAACTTCACGGTGGATGCATACGGCGACGAGAAATTTCACGGAGTAGTAAATGAGGTTCGACTGAACGCCACAATTACACAGAATGTGGTCAACTATACAGTGATCATCGATGCCGACAATCCGGATCTGAAGTTATTACCGAGCATGACAGCAACGGTAACGATTATCAATGCTTCTAAGCAGAATGTTCAGCGTATCCCGGTCGCAGCATTGCGTTTCACTCCGCCGGATATGGAACGTCAAGGCGGCGGTCAGAAAGGTCAACACGGCGGAGGCATGCGACAAGGCGGCGGCCAAGGACAACATAAGCCGGAAGGCGGCGGTGGGGGGCAAGCCATGGCAGCAGCCGAAGGCGAGGATAGTACTGGCACGAAGGGTGTAGTGTTTGTAAAGTCAGGGGTCAAACCGGACGGTACTCCGAAGTTCGAGCCCGTACCGGTGATGACAGGCATTTCAGACGGTCTCTACGTCGAGTTGATCTCATCGGCACGACAACTGCAGCAGACGGATAGTCTGGCCGTCGGTTCGTACACGCTTACCTCAGGCGGCGCAGCGGGCTCTTCCGGTCAACCTGGCACGAATCCCTTCGGCGCCCCGGGCGCTCGCGGCGGCGCAACAAGGAGAATGTAATGCTGAAGAACATCTCCTCGTCGATCTCGATGGCGTTCGAATCGCTCGGACATAATAAGGTCCGAGCGTTTCTGACCATGCTTGGTATTATCATCGGCGTGGCTGCCGTCATTACGATGACGGCAATCGGCCAAGGGGCCAAACAAGCGGTGAACGATCAGATCGCCTCCCTGGGAACGAACGTGCTGACTATTTTCCCCGGCGCAACATTCGGCGGCGGTATCAGCTTTGGCGCCGGAACATCGAATCGGCTTACCGAAGCGGACGCCGATGCGCTTCGAAAACTTTCACTCATTACCACCGTTGCTCCAATCGTGACGGCATCGTCGCAGATCGTGGCCGGTAATAACAATTGGTCCACACGTGTCAACGGGACCAACGAAGATTACATCGCGGTTAGAAATTGGGGGCTGATCAGCGGTTCCGACTTCACACCGAATGATCTGAAGCACGAGACGAACGTCTGCCTGTTGGGGAAGACCGTCGCCGATCAACTCTTTCCGGACGGACAGCAACCGGTCGGACAAACGATCCGCATTCGCAAGCTCCCCTTCCGAGTCGTGGGTGTGATGCAACCAAAAGGGTTTAATTCGTTCGGCGTCGACCAGGACGATATCATTTTGGCACCGCTTACTACAGTACAAAAAAAGATACTTGGTGTGACGTGGCTCAACGTGATTATTGCCAGCGCCGCGAGTGCCGAGCAAACTCAGGCAGCCATCCAGGAAGTTAATCAGACGCTCCGTTCGCAGCACAAGTTATTGCCGAGCGAAGCAGACGATTTCAACGTTCGCTCCCAGCTCGACCTCGCACAGGCCGCCGACCAGAATGCCAATACTTTGACAAGCCTGCTCCGCAATGCTGCAATCATCTCATTGCTTGTCGGTGGTATCGGCATTATGAATATCATGCTCGTCACGGTAACCGAACGCACGCGCGAGATCGGCATCCGTAAGTCGCTCGGTGCGAAAAATATGGACATCATGGTTCAGTTTCTCACTGAAGCAATGACACTCTCGCTTGTCGGCGGACTGCTCGGCCTCGGTCTTGGGTACGGCATGAGCGCATTCATCTCCGCAAGCAACGGTTGGACACTGTCGATCTCGCCGGTGGCGACAGGTCTCTCGTTCGGAGCCGCCGCGCTTGTTGGCGTATTCTTCGGTTTTTATCCTGCCCGCAAGGCTGCAAAACTTAACCCGGTCGAAGCGCTTCGATATGAATAAGCTCGGGGACGATCCTCGATTCGGCGATCTCATTCGGTCCGATGTAGCATCCGCTCAAGCGGGCGATGTTGTCATCGTTGGTGTTCCTACCGATGAAGGCGTACGCCGCAATGGCGGCCGTGTCGGTGCTGCGCAGGCGCCGGATGAGATCAGAAAGTATCTTCGTAAGATTGCCCTGCCGCTCTCTATGTATGGCGATCATCAAAAGCAAATTTTTGATCATGGAAACATCAGCGGCGCGACGCTGGAAGAAATCCATGACAATGCATGTGCAGCAGCAGCAACATACTCCCGCAGGGGTTGCTTCGTGATCGGTCTGGGCGGCGGACACGACGTCACGTATCCGCTCGTCAAAGGACATCGTGAAGCCGGTGCACCGTTCGGACTCATGAATATCGACGCGCACCTCGATGTACGGCAGAAGAAGAACGGACTTCACCATTCCGGGAGCAGTTTTCGATTGCTCATCGAAGAAGGCATTGTCTCTGGGACAGACTTTGTAGAGTTTGGCATCCAACCGCTCGCTGCAGCGAAGGCACATGCCGACTGGGTCACAGATCAAGGCGGCCACATCCACT is part of the Bacteroidota bacterium genome and encodes:
- a CDS encoding formimidoylglutamase, giving the protein MNKLGDDPRFGDLIRSDVASAQAGDVVIVGVPTDEGVRRNGGRVGAAQAPDEIRKYLRKIALPLSMYGDHQKQIFDHGNISGATLEEIHDNACAAAATYSRRGCFVIGLGGGHDVTYPLVKGHREAGAPFGLMNIDAHLDVRQKKNGLHHSGSSFRLLIEEGIVSGTDFVEFGIQPLAAAKAHADWVTDQGGHIHYLYAIQAEAVERNFGIATAALESYYLSFDIDSVRASDAPGCSAPSPVGFTAEEALAMCAIAAASGKLRGFDIVETNPLFDIDGHTSRLAAMMIATVIASIPQ
- a CDS encoding MGMT family protein; the encoded protein is MRRTKQRTLPDYFDLAKQKSPKQADFYARVYEVVARIPKGKVTSYGAIGQALGLRSSARVVGYAMGLIPDDPSLPAHRVLNRLGELSAAHKFGGYEPMRKRLEREGVTFKGRHVDMQKHFWDPSE
- a CDS encoding ABC transporter permease, with the protein product MKNISSSISMAFESLGHNKVRAFLTMLGIIIGVAAVITMTAIGQGAKQAVNDQIASLGTNVLTIFPGATFGGGISFGAGTSNRLTEADADALRKLSLITTVAPIVTASSQIVAGNNNWSTRVNGTNEDYIAVRNWGLISGSDFTPNDLKHETNVCLLGKTVADQLFPDGQQPVGQTIRIRKLPFRVVGVMQPKGFNSFGVDQDDIILAPLTTVQKKILGVTWLNVIIASAASAEQTQAAIQEVNQTLRSQHKLLPSEADDFNVRSQLDLAQAADQNANTLTSLLRNAAIISLLVGGIGIMNIMLVTVTERTREIGIRKSLGAKNMDIMVQFLTEAMTLSLVGGLLGLGLGYGMSAFISASNGWTLSISPVATGLSFGAAALVGVFFGFYPARKAAKLNPVEALRYE
- a CDS encoding FAD-dependent oxidoreductase, which gives rise to MKAPFRVAVIGGGVSGLAAATELALAPSDRKIEVTLFEERAIFGGRTRSLTERTTGDIIDNGQHLMMGCYTSTMRYLRNIGTLLKVDRISPLDIPYFKAGHGNVGSLTVSTTIPSPTNLLVGLLRSELLASFEKSAAIRFGLGIMLFRFDKAFAHRTCRQLFAAAKQPDSVIAKLWEPVVLATMNASIDEASAQVFLNTIRTVFLMDRRFPALVVPRCGLSELLVDPGVELLRSQGHHLRLGTGILEADERSGVVYVKTVGRDDYEVFDAVIVAASPFPEWVPVAGKRPTLRFSPIVNAFLWTDTPILDHPINGFVETTLQWAFPKKSNRTRQLIACTVSAAKTLVDEPSERIVATLTGDLRSALPHTLFGSIEHSVVIKEKRATYLLDPDTEANRPPMRSTSAHIYIASDLAHNGLPMTIEGAVRNGQRAAIKLVHDHLFIRIPETHP
- a CDS encoding efflux RND transporter periplasmic adaptor subunit; this encodes MSTSQSDQAMQAFRQKQKKQVVRRWVSIVILLLVAGAAVWYFVFNKKDAAAITVYRFAAVEHGDIIKAITATGTIQATKTVQVGTQVSGVVRELHADFNSKVKKGELIAVIDPTFYEAAIKQSEANYQKALADLNKTKLDAERAEALFKKDLLSKADYDAAIAARATSSATAQQAEAALEQAKVNLGYTQIHAPISGTIVSRNVDVGQTVAASLNAPVLFVIAEDLEKMQVWASVDEADIGGVKAGQPVNFTVDAYGDEKFHGVVNEVRLNATITQNVVNYTVIIDADNPDLKLLPSMTATVTIINASKQNVQRIPVAALRFTPPDMERQGGGQKGQHGGGMRQGGGQGQHKPEGGGGGQAMAAAEGEDSTGTKGVVFVKSGVKPDGTPKFEPVPVMTGISDGLYVELISSARQLQQTDSLAVGSYTLTSGGAAGSSGQPGTNPFGAPGARGGATRRM